From Hermetia illucens chromosome 6, iHerIll2.2.curated.20191125, whole genome shotgun sequence, one genomic window encodes:
- the LOC119660083 gene encoding uncharacterized protein LOC119660083, which translates to MMHLRKIPAQINLLFLVIGLATSKDCYELRATRLIYNVTNPSAVSASFNLNNKTHMDISINVKRKAEKAFIHFKIHLLKDRIRKTEIFDKIYNICELTRNIMSSFATKYLFKEMQKFFKNGRLCPIEKTSFTAQGIAFNSELFPLHLFYRPGYLIVTRCSLSEDRKFFKEVLWYETTLRMHKKLC; encoded by the exons ATGATGCATCTCCGGAAAATTCCcgcacaaataaacttactcTTCCTAGTGATTGGACTTGCAACATCAAAG GACTGCTATGAACTTCGTGCCACTAGACTCATCTACAATGTCACAAATCCTTCAGCTGTTTCCGCTAGTTTCAATCTAAACAATAAAACGCATATGGATATAAGCATCAATGTGAAACGAAAAGCCGAAAAAGCCTTCATTCActttaaaattcatttattaaaaGACCGAATCCGTAAGACCGAAATTTTCGACAAGATTTACAATATCTGTGAACTTACGCGAAACATAATGTCTAGTTTTGCAACAAAGTATCTTTTCAAAGAGATGCAAAAATTCTTCAAGAATGGCAGACTTTGTCCCATAGAAAAAACATCTTTTACTGCTCAAGGTATAGCTTTTAATTCTGAACTATTTCCACTGCATTTATTTTACAGACCTGGCTACCTGATTGTAACTAGATGTTCGCTTTCTGAAGATAGAAAGTTCTTTAAAGAAGTTCTCTGGTATGAAACGACTTTAAGGATGCATAAGAAACTCTGCTGA